Proteins from a single region of Echeneis naucrates chromosome 2, fEcheNa1.1, whole genome shotgun sequence:
- the nlgn4xa gene encoding neuroligin 4 X-linked a isoform X2: protein MVYIHGGSYMEGTGNMIDGSILASYGNVIVITINYRLGVLGFLSTGDQAAKGNYGLLDQIQALRWIKENIQAFKGDPKRVTIFGSGAGASCVSLLTLSHYSEDLFQKAIIQSGTALSSWAVNYQPAKYTRVLAEKVGCNMLDTIDLVECLQNKNYKELIEQYITPAKYHIAFGPVIDGDVIPDDPQILMEQGEFLNYDIMLGVNQGEGFKFVDGIVDSEDGVSANDFDFAVSDFVDHLYGYPEGKDTLRETIKFMYTDWADKENPETRRKTLVALFTDHQWVAPAVATADLHAQYGSPTYFYAFYHHCQSDMKPSWADSAHGDEVPYVFGIPMIGPTDLFNCNFSKNDVMLSAVVMTYWTNFAKTGDPNQPVPQDTKFIHTKPNRFEEVAWTKYNPKDQLYLHIGLKPRVRDHYRATKVAFWLELVPHLHNINEFFQYVSTTTKIPPQDTTPYPYTKRFPGKNNWPSTTRHPGVPPANTKQTTDQRKSGDLTDESTVVIETKRDYSTELSVTIAVGASLLFLNILAFAALYYKKDKRRHESNRRVPTPQRNSAPANAPSAANDVAHLQSEELMSLQMKQQQLEHEHHHECEPLQTHDTLRLTCPPDYTLTLRRSPDDIPLMTPSTITMIPNSLAGMQPLHNFNTFGGSQNSTNLPHGHSTTRV from the exons GGTTTCTAAGCACAGGAGACCAGGCGGCTAAGGGCAACTACGGTCTGCTGGATCAAATCCAGGCTCTCAGGTGGATCAAAGAAAACATCCAGGCCTTCAAAGGGGACCCGAAGAGAGTGACCATTTTTGGCTCGGGCGCCGGAGCGTCGTGCGTCAGCCTGCTCACCCTCTCGCATTACTCAGAAG ATCTCTTCCAGAAAGCCATCATCCAGAGCGGCACGGCGCTGTCCAGCTGGGCGGTCAACTACCAGCCTGCTAAGTACACGCGAGTCCTGGCTGAGAAAGTGGGCTGTAACATGTTGGACACCATCGACCTGGTGGAGTGCCTGCAGAACAAGAACTACAAGGAGCTGATCGAGCAGTACATCACTCCCGCCAAGTACCACATCGCGTTCGGGCCTGTGATCGATGGGGATGTGATCCCGGATGACCCCCAGATCCTAATGGAGCAGGGGGAGTTCCTCAACTACGACATCATGCTGGGGGTCAATCAAGGGGAGGGGTTCAAGTTTGTAGATGGCATCGTGGACAGCGAGGACGGGGTGTCCGCCAACGATTTTGACTTTGCTGTGTCGGACTTTGTGGACCATCTCTATGGCTATCCGGAGGGCAAGGACACCCTGCGCGAGACCATCAAATTTATGTACACGGACTGGGCGGACAAGGAGAACCCCGAGACGCGGCGCAAGACCCTCGTGGCCCTGTTCACCGACCACCAGTGGGTGGCGCCGGCGGTGGCCACGGCCGACCTCCACGCACAGTACGGCTCACCGACCTACTTCTACGCATTCTACCACCACTGTCAGAGCGACATGAAGCCCAGCTGGGCGGACTCGGCCCACGGCGACGAGGTGCCGTATGTGTTCGGGATCCCCATGATCGGGCCCACGGATCTTTTCAACTGCAACTTCTCCAAGAACGATGTGATGCTGAGCGCCGTGGTCATGACCTACTGGACAAACTTCGCAAAAACTGG gGATCCAAACCAGCCAGTTCCGCAGGATACAAAGTTCATCCACACGAAGCCCAATAGATTTGAGGAGGTGGCCTGGACCAAGTACAACCCCAAAGACCAGCTGTACCTCCACATTGGGCTCAAACCGCGCGTCCGCGACCACTACCGGGCTACCAAGGTCGCCTTCTGGTTAGAATTAGTACCGCATCTTCACAACATCAATGAGTTTTTTCAGTATGTGTCTACGACCACCAAGATACCACCGCAGGATACCACCCCTTACCCTTACACCAAACGGTTCCCTGGAAAAAACAACTGGCCGTCCACCACCCGCCACCCGGGCGTCCCCCCTGCCAACACCAAACAAACCACCGACCAGCGCAAGAGTGGCGACCTGACAGACGAGTCCACCGTGGTGATTGAGACCAAGAGGGACTATTCCACGGAGCTGAGCGTCACCATTGCAGTTGGCGCCTCCCTGCTCTTCCTGAACATCCTCGCCTTTGCCGCGCTCTACTACAAGAAGGACAAGCGGCGGCACGAGTCCAACCGCCGCGTGCCGACCCCGCAGCGCAACTCGGCGCCGGCCAACGCACCGTCCGCCGCCAACGACGTGGCCCACCTCCAGAGCGAGGAGCTGATGTCGCTGcagatgaagcagcagcagctggagcacGAGCACCACCACGAGTGCGAGCCCCTGCAGACCCACGACACGTTGCGCCTCACCTGCCCGCCCGACTACACCCTCACCCTGCGCCGGTCGCCCGACGACATACCCCTGATGACGCCCAGCACCATCACCATGATCCCCAACTCGCTGGCTGGGATGCAGCCTCTGCACAACTTCAACACTTTCGGTGGCAGCCAGAACAGTACCAACTTACCCCACGGCCACTCCACCACACGGGTATAG